The following are encoded together in the Choloepus didactylus isolate mChoDid1 chromosome 7, mChoDid1.pri, whole genome shotgun sequence genome:
- the FBXO30 gene encoding F-box only protein 30 isoform X2, whose amino-acid sequence MEELQHSHCTNCVSRRCMARPEPGISCDLIGCPLVCGAVFHSCKADEHRLLCPLERVPCLNSDFGCPFTMARNKVAEHLEACPASVVCCTMEWNRWPVSYADRKSYENLSRDVDEVAQLDMALALQDQRMLLESLKVATMMSKVTDKISEPREQISVKSSVPDIPHTNGLVSVDEESYGALYQATVETTRSLAAALDILNTATRDIGRLGASLCASQDEMDEEQNARESSHDRSLKDQVHLSEDDIGAVGGISCSDTSENGQSEQNGSSDLLCGLNTGSYGTSILCNGFPVEDICTQAIDSKQSNLTNGECVASEGTSELSSPLSVAAQLREVLPSSALPNGTLPHILLPGGEDGRELYWREGGLGDLRNLDVLSFGHPPSLKFLSSSCWSKPKEDKAVDTSDLEVAEDPMGLQGIDLITAALLFCLGDSPGGRGIADSRMVDVYHVDFGTQTFSLPSAILATNTMVGEIASASACDHANPQLSNPSPFQTLGLDLVLECVARYQPKQRSMFTFVCGQLFRRKEFSSHFKNVHGDIHAGLNGWMEQRCPLAYYGCSYSQRRFCPSTQGAKIIHDRHLRSFGVQPCVSTALVEPARNCVLGLHSDHLSGLPFEVLQHIAGFLDGFSLCQLACVSRLMRDVCGSLLQSRGMVILQWGKKKHPDGNSSWQIKEKNGQDPLSAGGNGAIWQVHRRTQERTELADPGDLKKREDSWQI is encoded by the coding sequence ATGGAGGAGCTGCAGCACTCACACTGCACAAACTGTGTCAGCAGACGGTGTATGGCCAGACCGGAGCCCGGGATTTCCTGTGATTTGATTGGTTGTCCTTTGGTTTGTGGGGCAGTTTTCCATTCTTGCAAGGCTGATGAACATCGGCTTCTTTGTCCACTTGAACGGGTGCCATGCTTAAATAGTGACTTTGGATGTCCGTTTACAATGGCCCGAAATAAAGTTGCTGAACATCTAGAAGCATGTCCTGCAAGCGTGGTGTGCTGCACTATGGAGTGGAACCGATGGCCAGTTAGTTACGCAGACCGGAAATCCTATGAGAATCTAAGCAGAGATGTTGATGAAGTGGCACAATTAGATATGGCCTTGGCCCTCCAAGACCAAAGGATGCTCTTAGAATCTCTCAAAGTAGCTACCATGATGTCAAAAGTGACTGACAAAATATCAGAgcctagagaacaaatttcagtTAAATCTAGTGTCCCAGACATACCACACACTAATGGTTTGGTGTCTGTTGATGAAGAATCTTATGGTGCACTTTATCAAGCTACTGTAGAAACAACCAGAAGTTTGGCTGCTGCTTTAGATATTTTGAATACTGCCACAAGAGACATTGGCAGGCTAGGTGCAAGTCTTTGTGCTTCTCAAGATGAAATGGATGAAGAACAAAATGCCAGAGAAAGCTCCCATGATAGGAGCTTAAAAGACCAGGTCCATCTTTCTGAGGATGACATAGGAGCAGTAGGTGGAATCAGCTGCAGTGACACAAGTGAGAATGGCCAGTCTGAACAAAATGGTTCAAGTGATTTACTATGTGGCTTGAATACAGGTTCTTATGGTACTTCCATTCTTTGTAATGGCTTTCCTGTGGAAGACATATGCACACAGGCCATAGACTCAAAGCAGAGTAACTTAACAAATGGGGAATGTGTGGCATCAGAGGGCACTTCTGAGCTTTCCAGTCCTCTGTCAGTAGCAGCACAGCTCCGGGAAGTGCTACCCTCGAGTGCTCTGCCGAACGGCACGTTGCCGCACATCCTCCTGCCAGGTGGTGAGGACGGAAGAGAACTGTACTGGAGAGAAGGAGGCCTGGGGGACCTGAGGAACCTGGATGTCTTGTCTTTCGGTCATCCTCCTTCGCTCAAATTTTTGTCCAGTTCATGTTGGTCCAAACCAAAGGAGGATAAAGCCGTCGATACGTCGGATTTGGAAGTTGCAGAAGATCCCATGGGCCTCCAGGGAATAGATCTGATCACGGCGGCGTTGCTGTTTTGTCTAGGGGATTCTCCAGGTGGGAGGGGCATTGCTGACAGTCGCATGGTTGATGTTTATCACGTTGACTTTGGGACTCAGACGTTCTCACTTCCGTCTGCAATATTGGCTACAAATACAATGGTTGGGGAGATAGCTTCGGCTTCAGCTTGTGACCATGCCAACCCACAGCTTTCAAATCCAAGTCCTTTTCAGACTCTTGGGCTGGATTTAGTATTGGAATGTGTTGCCAGGTACCAGCCTAAGCAGCGCTCAATGTTTACCTTTGTCTGTGGACAGTTATTCAGAAGAAAAGagttttcttcacattttaagAACGTGCATGGTGACATCCACGCGGGGCTCAACGGCTGGATGGAGCAGAGGTGCCCTTTGGCTTATTACGGTTGTTCCTATTCTCAGCGCAGGTTTTGCCCTTCAACCCAGGGAGCAAAGATCATCCATGACCGCCACCTGCGGTCCTTCGGCGTTCAGCCATGCGTATCCACAGCGTTGGTGGAGCCAGCCAGGAACTGTGTGCTGGGACTACACAGTGACCATCTAAGTGGTCTGCCTTTCGAGGTCCTGCAGCACATTGCGGGCTTCCTCGATGGCTTCAGTTTGTGCCAGCTCGCGTGTGTCTCCAGGTTGATGCGGGATGTGTGTGGCAGCCTGCTTCAGTCTCGTGGGATGGTCATCCTTCAGTGGGGGAAAAAGAAGCATCCGGATGGAAATTCATCAtggcaaataaaagaaaag
- the FBXO30 gene encoding F-box only protein 30 isoform X3, giving the protein MEELQHSHCTNCVSRRCMARPEPGISCDLIGCPLVCGAVFHSCKADEHRLLCPLERVPCLNSDFGCPFTMARNKVAEHLEACPASVVCCTMEWNRWPVSYADRKSYENLSRDVDEVAQLDMALALQDQRMLLESLKVATMMSKVTDKISEPREQISVKSSVPDIPHTNGLVSVDEESYGALYQATVETTRSLAAALDILNTATRDIGRLGASLCASQDEMDEEQNARESSHDRSLKDQVHLSEDDIGAVGGISCSDTSENGQSEQNGSSDLLCGLNTGSYGTSILCNGFPVEDICTQAIDSKQSNLTNGECVASEGTSELSSPLSVAAQLREVLPSSALPNGTLPHILLPGGEDGRELYWREGGLGDLRNLDVLSFGHPPSLKFLSSSCWSKPKEDKAVDTSDLEVAEDPMGLQGIDLITAALLFCLGDSPGGRGIADSRMVDVYHVDFGTQTFSLPSAILATNTMVGEIASASACDHANPQLSNPSPFQTLGLDLVLECVARYQPKQRSMFTFVCGQLFRRKEFSSHFKNVHGDIHAGLNGWMEQRCPLAYYGCSYSQRRFCPSTQGAKIIHDRHLRSFGVQPCVSTALVEPARNCVLGLHSDHLSGLPFEVLQHIAGFLDGFSLCQLACVSRLMRDVCGSLLQSRGMVILQWGKKKHPDGNSSWQIKEKSGDVCSDSKQCFINLPA; this is encoded by the exons ATGGAGGAGCTGCAGCACTCACACTGCACAAACTGTGTCAGCAGACGGTGTATGGCCAGACCGGAGCCCGGGATTTCCTGTGATTTGATTGGTTGTCCTTTGGTTTGTGGGGCAGTTTTCCATTCTTGCAAGGCTGATGAACATCGGCTTCTTTGTCCACTTGAACGGGTGCCATGCTTAAATAGTGACTTTGGATGTCCGTTTACAATGGCCCGAAATAAAGTTGCTGAACATCTAGAAGCATGTCCTGCAAGCGTGGTGTGCTGCACTATGGAGTGGAACCGATGGCCAGTTAGTTACGCAGACCGGAAATCCTATGAGAATCTAAGCAGAGATGTTGATGAAGTGGCACAATTAGATATGGCCTTGGCCCTCCAAGACCAAAGGATGCTCTTAGAATCTCTCAAAGTAGCTACCATGATGTCAAAAGTGACTGACAAAATATCAGAgcctagagaacaaatttcagtTAAATCTAGTGTCCCAGACATACCACACACTAATGGTTTGGTGTCTGTTGATGAAGAATCTTATGGTGCACTTTATCAAGCTACTGTAGAAACAACCAGAAGTTTGGCTGCTGCTTTAGATATTTTGAATACTGCCACAAGAGACATTGGCAGGCTAGGTGCAAGTCTTTGTGCTTCTCAAGATGAAATGGATGAAGAACAAAATGCCAGAGAAAGCTCCCATGATAGGAGCTTAAAAGACCAGGTCCATCTTTCTGAGGATGACATAGGAGCAGTAGGTGGAATCAGCTGCAGTGACACAAGTGAGAATGGCCAGTCTGAACAAAATGGTTCAAGTGATTTACTATGTGGCTTGAATACAGGTTCTTATGGTACTTCCATTCTTTGTAATGGCTTTCCTGTGGAAGACATATGCACACAGGCCATAGACTCAAAGCAGAGTAACTTAACAAATGGGGAATGTGTGGCATCAGAGGGCACTTCTGAGCTTTCCAGTCCTCTGTCAGTAGCAGCACAGCTCCGGGAAGTGCTACCCTCGAGTGCTCTGCCGAACGGCACGTTGCCGCACATCCTCCTGCCAGGTGGTGAGGACGGAAGAGAACTGTACTGGAGAGAAGGAGGCCTGGGGGACCTGAGGAACCTGGATGTCTTGTCTTTCGGTCATCCTCCTTCGCTCAAATTTTTGTCCAGTTCATGTTGGTCCAAACCAAAGGAGGATAAAGCCGTCGATACGTCGGATTTGGAAGTTGCAGAAGATCCCATGGGCCTCCAGGGAATAGATCTGATCACGGCGGCGTTGCTGTTTTGTCTAGGGGATTCTCCAGGTGGGAGGGGCATTGCTGACAGTCGCATGGTTGATGTTTATCACGTTGACTTTGGGACTCAGACGTTCTCACTTCCGTCTGCAATATTGGCTACAAATACAATGGTTGGGGAGATAGCTTCGGCTTCAGCTTGTGACCATGCCAACCCACAGCTTTCAAATCCAAGTCCTTTTCAGACTCTTGGGCTGGATTTAGTATTGGAATGTGTTGCCAGGTACCAGCCTAAGCAGCGCTCAATGTTTACCTTTGTCTGTGGACAGTTATTCAGAAGAAAAGagttttcttcacattttaagAACGTGCATGGTGACATCCACGCGGGGCTCAACGGCTGGATGGAGCAGAGGTGCCCTTTGGCTTATTACGGTTGTTCCTATTCTCAGCGCAGGTTTTGCCCTTCAACCCAGGGAGCAAAGATCATCCATGACCGCCACCTGCGGTCCTTCGGCGTTCAGCCATGCGTATCCACAGCGTTGGTGGAGCCAGCCAGGAACTGTGTGCTGGGACTACACAGTGACCATCTAAGTGGTCTGCCTTTCGAGGTCCTGCAGCACATTGCGGGCTTCCTCGATGGCTTCAGTTTGTGCCAGCTCGCGTGTGTCTCCAGGTTGATGCGGGATGTGTGTGGCAGCCTGCTTCAGTCTCGTGGGATGGTCATCCTTCAGTGGGGGAAAAAGAAGCATCCGGATGGAAATTCATCAtggcaaataaaagaaaag AGTGGAGATGTATGCAGTGACAGCAAGCAGTGCTTCATAAACTTACCTGCTTAA
- the FBXO30 gene encoding F-box only protein 30 isoform X1 produces the protein MEELQHSHCTNCVSRRCMARPEPGISCDLIGCPLVCGAVFHSCKADEHRLLCPLERVPCLNSDFGCPFTMARNKVAEHLEACPASVVCCTMEWNRWPVSYADRKSYENLSRDVDEVAQLDMALALQDQRMLLESLKVATMMSKVTDKISEPREQISVKSSVPDIPHTNGLVSVDEESYGALYQATVETTRSLAAALDILNTATRDIGRLGASLCASQDEMDEEQNARESSHDRSLKDQVHLSEDDIGAVGGISCSDTSENGQSEQNGSSDLLCGLNTGSYGTSILCNGFPVEDICTQAIDSKQSNLTNGECVASEGTSELSSPLSVAAQLREVLPSSALPNGTLPHILLPGGEDGRELYWREGGLGDLRNLDVLSFGHPPSLKFLSSSCWSKPKEDKAVDTSDLEVAEDPMGLQGIDLITAALLFCLGDSPGGRGIADSRMVDVYHVDFGTQTFSLPSAILATNTMVGEIASASACDHANPQLSNPSPFQTLGLDLVLECVARYQPKQRSMFTFVCGQLFRRKEFSSHFKNVHGDIHAGLNGWMEQRCPLAYYGCSYSQRRFCPSTQGAKIIHDRHLRSFGVQPCVSTALVEPARNCVLGLHSDHLSGLPFEVLQHIAGFLDGFSLCQLACVSRLMRDVCGSLLQSRGMVILQWGKKKHPDGNSSWQIKEKVWRFSTAFCSVNEWKFADILSMADHLKRCSYNVVERREDAVPLPCMCVTRELTKEGRSLRSVLKPVL, from the exons ATGGAGGAGCTGCAGCACTCACACTGCACAAACTGTGTCAGCAGACGGTGTATGGCCAGACCGGAGCCCGGGATTTCCTGTGATTTGATTGGTTGTCCTTTGGTTTGTGGGGCAGTTTTCCATTCTTGCAAGGCTGATGAACATCGGCTTCTTTGTCCACTTGAACGGGTGCCATGCTTAAATAGTGACTTTGGATGTCCGTTTACAATGGCCCGAAATAAAGTTGCTGAACATCTAGAAGCATGTCCTGCAAGCGTGGTGTGCTGCACTATGGAGTGGAACCGATGGCCAGTTAGTTACGCAGACCGGAAATCCTATGAGAATCTAAGCAGAGATGTTGATGAAGTGGCACAATTAGATATGGCCTTGGCCCTCCAAGACCAAAGGATGCTCTTAGAATCTCTCAAAGTAGCTACCATGATGTCAAAAGTGACTGACAAAATATCAGAgcctagagaacaaatttcagtTAAATCTAGTGTCCCAGACATACCACACACTAATGGTTTGGTGTCTGTTGATGAAGAATCTTATGGTGCACTTTATCAAGCTACTGTAGAAACAACCAGAAGTTTGGCTGCTGCTTTAGATATTTTGAATACTGCCACAAGAGACATTGGCAGGCTAGGTGCAAGTCTTTGTGCTTCTCAAGATGAAATGGATGAAGAACAAAATGCCAGAGAAAGCTCCCATGATAGGAGCTTAAAAGACCAGGTCCATCTTTCTGAGGATGACATAGGAGCAGTAGGTGGAATCAGCTGCAGTGACACAAGTGAGAATGGCCAGTCTGAACAAAATGGTTCAAGTGATTTACTATGTGGCTTGAATACAGGTTCTTATGGTACTTCCATTCTTTGTAATGGCTTTCCTGTGGAAGACATATGCACACAGGCCATAGACTCAAAGCAGAGTAACTTAACAAATGGGGAATGTGTGGCATCAGAGGGCACTTCTGAGCTTTCCAGTCCTCTGTCAGTAGCAGCACAGCTCCGGGAAGTGCTACCCTCGAGTGCTCTGCCGAACGGCACGTTGCCGCACATCCTCCTGCCAGGTGGTGAGGACGGAAGAGAACTGTACTGGAGAGAAGGAGGCCTGGGGGACCTGAGGAACCTGGATGTCTTGTCTTTCGGTCATCCTCCTTCGCTCAAATTTTTGTCCAGTTCATGTTGGTCCAAACCAAAGGAGGATAAAGCCGTCGATACGTCGGATTTGGAAGTTGCAGAAGATCCCATGGGCCTCCAGGGAATAGATCTGATCACGGCGGCGTTGCTGTTTTGTCTAGGGGATTCTCCAGGTGGGAGGGGCATTGCTGACAGTCGCATGGTTGATGTTTATCACGTTGACTTTGGGACTCAGACGTTCTCACTTCCGTCTGCAATATTGGCTACAAATACAATGGTTGGGGAGATAGCTTCGGCTTCAGCTTGTGACCATGCCAACCCACAGCTTTCAAATCCAAGTCCTTTTCAGACTCTTGGGCTGGATTTAGTATTGGAATGTGTTGCCAGGTACCAGCCTAAGCAGCGCTCAATGTTTACCTTTGTCTGTGGACAGTTATTCAGAAGAAAAGagttttcttcacattttaagAACGTGCATGGTGACATCCACGCGGGGCTCAACGGCTGGATGGAGCAGAGGTGCCCTTTGGCTTATTACGGTTGTTCCTATTCTCAGCGCAGGTTTTGCCCTTCAACCCAGGGAGCAAAGATCATCCATGACCGCCACCTGCGGTCCTTCGGCGTTCAGCCATGCGTATCCACAGCGTTGGTGGAGCCAGCCAGGAACTGTGTGCTGGGACTACACAGTGACCATCTAAGTGGTCTGCCTTTCGAGGTCCTGCAGCACATTGCGGGCTTCCTCGATGGCTTCAGTTTGTGCCAGCTCGCGTGTGTCTCCAGGTTGATGCGGGATGTGTGTGGCAGCCTGCTTCAGTCTCGTGGGATGGTCATCCTTCAGTGGGGGAAAAAGAAGCATCCGGATGGAAATTCATCAtggcaaataaaagaaaag GTGTGGCGGTTCAGTACTGCCTTTTGTTCTGTTAACGAGTGGAAGTTCGCTGACATCCTAAGCATGGCTGACCACCTTAAGAGATGCAGCTACAACGTGGTAGAGAGACGGGAGGACGCGGTGCCGCTGCCGTGTATGTGTGTGACTCGGGAACTCACTAAGGAAGGACGCTCCCTGCGCTCGGTTTTGAAGCCTGTGCTTTAG